From the Macaca nemestrina isolate mMacNem1 chromosome 7, mMacNem.hap1, whole genome shotgun sequence genome, the window GGTCTCTGCGTGCGCTTCCCGGCCAGTTGGTGACGGTAAATGAGACGGTCTTCCATCTCTTTGCTGTTCCTGGGTAATGCGCGGCCAAACTAAGTCCACTTGCTGCGGCGCTTCGACGCGAAGGACTGGCTAGGGTCGCGGCTTCCGACCGCAGGTTCCACGAAACCGAGAAGCCGGCTCCGCTTACTGAAAGGAGATCCCGATTCCCCCGCTCCTCTCGCGCAAACTGAGGCACCTCATTCGCCAGCGAAGCGTCGCCGTCCTCATCCCAACGCCTCCAGTTTTTGGAGGGAAAAAGTGAGGGAGGGATGGCTCTAAAAGAAGGCGATTATGGAGACTGCTAAAGAAGCCAAAGAAAACTCCCTCCTCGCAAGTCCCGTCCGGGACTACGTGGCGCtggcgaggccaaggtgggctgagcGGTCCCCGGGCTTTGGGCCGAGAATCCGCTCCGCTATCCAGACCCTTCTTGCCGCGCGCTCTTCCCTCCGGGGGCTCGGCCGGgcagattttctttcttgtttttgttttttgtttcggTTCCTGCCGGCCGGGCGAAAACTCCTTTGCCAGGAAGACAGCGCCCTCTTTCTCCTCCCGCCGCGCCGCCGCCGGCCTGCGCCGGCTCTCGGCTCCACTGACCTCCCCGCGCCTCCTTGTGGTCCCCGCCCTTCAGGCCCCGGCCCCTCTTTCCTCATGCCCCAACGCCTGTGGGCCCCACGCACCGCCCGAGGGAACAACCCCAGAGAGCAGCGAGCAAGGGCCGAAGCCTGCCCGCGTCCCGGCCCTCAGGCCAGCCCGGCGCGATAGCGCGACCTCTGGCTACAAGCCTGGGCTGAGTCGGCCCCGCGCAGACGCGGCACCCGAGAGCTCCCGCGCAGCCCGGGGAGGGAGTTTCTGGTGTAGGCGGCGGGGCGACGAGTGAGGCCCAGCTCTCCGAGACCCCGCGCTGCGGGCCAGCGGAAAGGGCTGCGAGCACACCGGGCGGTGAAGCCTCCCCTGGCGTCCACGCGCGGATACTTGGTTGCGCTCGCGCACCTGGCACAGCGTGTTATACTGAGGCCCAGGATCAGTCCGCGAAACGTGGACCCGGGTCTGCACCCGGGTGTTGGGTGAGGGTGGCGGGTGAACTTGAGTAGAGGTAAGGAAACATCTTATGGCCTTCTTCCAAGTCCTAAAAGCGTCCCTTGCAGCCCGCCTGTTTGCTGGCAGCCTCACCCTGCTGGCTTCCAGGAGGGCTTTGTCAAGCACTGCCGCGGTGTTGGAAACCTTGTTTCAAAGTCCAAGCCTAAGCGAGTGGGCGAGACGCGCAGAGGAGCATGGGTGAGTGGGCACCTTCCCAGCACCCTCTACCCAATGTCTCTTTTCCCACTGCTCACAGGACTGGTCATTCAGACAAACGCCGCGCGGCCCTTTTGGGAACAGAGGCGGTCGAGCTTCTGTCCGCGAAAATCTGGATCCTTTAGAATCCGAACAATATGCTTGCGTGAGAACGCAAAAAGAGATCCACGGCGTGGGTATGCACCGACTGAGGTACAGGCCTGAAGTGCTCCCACCCCCCCGAATTCCTACCCGCTCCTGGGTGCCACAGGGGTAGTTTGCTTCCAGCTGACCCTACTGCACAACACAGGCGGCTCCCAGAAATGCACTAATTGAGTCACAAACCACTGGCCCCAACTAACAAAGCGATCCATCTCAGCAGCTCAGCGCCCAATTTGTCCGCAGCACTTTCTTCTGCAATTCAGAAGcattatcttgttttaaaaagtatcacGGCAGAGACGTGGCAATTATCCTGAGCTCTGGTTACACTAAAAGGCTTAGGCTGAGAAATGGAAGAATACAAATGCCGCGAGCATGCTGATTGCCTGGCTGCCGAGCCTGGACCGGGAGTAGGGGAGGCGAACTAGAGCTTTCGGCCGGGGAGAAGGGAGGCAGGCGCAAGTTCCCACTTGTGGTCCTCTCCGGGTGGCACCAGCGAGAAAGGAGTGTTGGCCCTTTATCTCTAAAGGCTAAGGATTCCCAGCGACGAATCCCCAAAGGTCGAGGGAGAAGAGGTCAAATCCCAATAGGACCAGGCCAAGCTTCTGGTCTCAGGGTCTGGGTTTTGGGTCAGGAACAGGTTGGGAACTTCAGGCACTGCTGGGATAAGGAACAGGAGAAAGGTCAAGGGTTAGTGAATGAGATGGGGGCGGAGGGGGGGGGGCGGGACGGAGATTCCAGTCTCTCTTCAGGACACCCACTCTACAATTGGGCAATTGGGGAGGAGGAAGGCATCGGGAGAAACGACCCGAAGGAAAGAGAAGCTGGCTCTTTGCAATGGGAGAAGGCGTTCACTCCTGAACCAGGGGCAGGCCTGCGGCTGGGTGGACGCTGTAGGGTGGGAACGCTCGATAACTGGAGAGTCCCAGAGACCACCAGGCCTTTCcgcaccaggaaaaaaaaaaaaaaaatctgctctaAGAATCTTCATCTCGGTCCACCAGGGTGAGTTTGGGCCTGGAAACtggggggaaagaaaagagagtaaCGAAAGGTTTTCGGGTGGCAGCGGCCCGCGTGCAGATGTCTGCTCTCGCCAGCCACCCAGCCTGCTGTGGCAGCCACGCTGTGCGCGTGTCTTTATCCTTCAGCTCAAACCAGCCCCCACATCTTGAAGTAATCAGCAGCCGAGAAGAGACTCGTCCCCCTGGCATCTCAGGTTAAAGAAGGAGGTCCAGGAAAATGTGGTAGAGCCATTACAAGAAACCCGAGCCGCAGTCATCAGGGACTCCAATTGCCATCGCATTAGGATTGATTAGAGACCAGCAGTACCGTAATGACCCGGAAAGAGGGGCAGCCGGGGATTATTAATATCAGAatgtgggggagtgggggaggcaAAGTGGGGAGGGAGAAGTTTCAAATTACTAGGATTTATATGTAAGTGCAAGTTTACCTGAGGAAACCAGATAGTCAATGAATCACGCTAACGATAAATCTAATTGCATTTCAAATTTCACGAAGCCTGATTTTTTGGAGAGTGGAGTAAAACCATCATGAAACCAAACCAATATCTTAGTTTTTATAAACACGTAGTTTTATAAGTTTATTGTAAGAATTCAAGTGAAGAGATGGGGAGGAGCCCTAAATGTCTGCTTTCCTTGTCATTGGGCCTCCTTACCATTTGGACTCTAaatagcttcatttttttttctcgtGGGAGTGCATTTTTGAGTCGCTTTGGTTCTTCCCTCCAGGGATATGGGGCAATGGAGTGGACATTTTTTTCAGAGCCTGCAGCGgagtaataaaacaaaatttaagtgaAGCAGTGATACCTGGgtagtggtttttgttttttgttttttgaagacaTGAATGATCAGGATCCCAAGGAGATGTGGAGAAGAGAGTGGTTTGTCTCCTTCCTCCAAATATGAGCCAAAACAAATCAGCGCCTGATGGTCCGGGCTGAAATACAGCTCACTGGATAATTAACTCCATCTTTCCAGTCCACCCTAACTGTTTATTTAGTGTCACCCTGCATTACCGTCACTAGCACTTTCCTCTGAACAGGAGGAGCTGCAGGCTTTCACCTCCCAAAAGGAAATTCTTTTTAGCTTAGACAGATGTGGTATTCAGGATGTACATAAGTtgagaaaaaaaagttgattGGAAATTCAATGGAAGATAAGCGGTTTTGGAGAGTTTCATTTCATAAACCTGCCCTaaggaaagattttaaaagacagggaatgggcggggggtggggggggggcgcGGAGTCCCTTAAATTCTTAAGAATTGTTTCTTGTGACACCTTGGCACCACTTTCCAGAGAGGTAGTTGCCATCTGATGTTGAGTAGGGTCTTCTAGCTCAAACCTGGCGATTGGTCAGAGCTTTCTCTGAGGGCAGCTGGTTAGCCCTTTTCTCCCCTAGGTGGCCAATACACCTTTGCCCACCCTCCCTGCAGGCCAGGCCATCTTTTGCCCGCCCTCCACTCCCCGTGAAAGGTTCTCGCCAAGTAAGGCCTACTACACCGCCCAGACTTGAGGGTCTACTCTCAAGTGAACTTACCTGCGCTGCCTCAGTCAGTGGGTGACATAAACACACTCTGTGAAACCTCACAGTGCCCAGTCccggagagagaaaaatgaaggccGAGAGCCGGCGGGGGGCGTGGtgggggggagagggagggaaggaggaagaaagaggaagaggaacaggAAAATCAacgagaaagaggagaaagagaggaagagagagataaggagagagaatgagaaacagGTTCACATACAGACAGAATGAACGAGCGTCCTCTTTCAGATGGATAAAAGAGTCAGAGACACACTCTGGGAAAGACCTGCCGCGGGGACACAcgtagagggagagagaggataaCTCTTCCAAAGACACACACCCCAGCTCTCTTCCCCTCCAATCTGAGCTCTCTCCCAGCGCTTGACCCTCGGTCGGTCCATCagtctgtgtgtgtttctctctttctcccttccccgaCCTCGAGACAATACGGAGATGGTATTTTCGGGAGTCGCGCGGGGCGGCACGGTTTTCAACGGCGAGTCAGGCTCACAGCTGGCTCTGTTTGTCCAGGTGtgggcggtggtggtggtggggggcggCGGTCGCCCTGAATCTTGGGCCAGCGCAGCGTTTTCGCACCAAGGAAGTAGGAGGCTCTGCTCTCGAGCTTCCCGCTTCCAGGAGAAAACTTCCTCCCTCCGTACATAGATAAATACACTTGGGGAACAGACAAATCTTCATTGTTCAGAAATAAGCTGAGGAGGCCCGCCTGCTCCCCTCCGCCaggcagagagaggcagggagggaggcgggGGCCGCGCGGATCCGGTGTCACGTTGCAGATTCCCACTAAAGATAACGAAACGTGATCTATTTTTCAGAACAGCAAGTGGATGGGAAAGAACCTTGACAACACAAAACTCATTTACTAATGGACTGGTTTTGGGTTTCTCTTCTCTGAGTCCGCAAATCTCTCTGCCTGAGCCCCAGGCCTATTCAGACCTCGTGGGGAGCGGCGTCCCCCAGGAACAGGTGGGCTGCTGCTCCGGCGCCACGCCGGCCGTCAGAGTCGGAGTTCCCAAGGGTCGAGGGCACCCGGAGTTTCCGACTAagcacaagaaaaataattttggcacTTCAGCCCGGATTTGGGCAGTCTCCGCACTGCCCCAGAGCGATGACACGAATTTATTGAAGAAACACCTCTCTGTGCCCTCCCTTTCCAAATATTTGTAGGTAGAGTAGGATCCTCACCGTCGTTCTGGATGGTGAAAGAATTACAACAAAGCTGCCCGGGAGCCCCAAAGTATCTTGCTCCAAGCCAGAAGGGAAACAAGTGGGTCCCAGCTAGGGGTGTTTGCATCAAGGCCTATGTGAACCCAGCTGAGAAACCCTAGCAACTGCTAATGCTGTCCCATTGAATGCTTTTTTGTCGACTAATTATGCGCACGCGGCCGTTACCTGCACTGAGGAGGCACTGGAGAGCCGAAACCTAGCATCGGGCGCTCCTTGCCAGCGGTGTTCTCTCCCGAGCCGCGCTGCGGCGAGGGCAGCAGCCGCTGGCTAGAGTTGCTTGTTTCCTTTAAATCTCCAACGCATCTCTGCTTTTCGTGCGATTTGCATTGACAGCAAAGGTTTTATGTTACCAGAACAACTCAAACCTTTCTGCGTGCGATTTTAAATGGATCATTTGGTTTAGGTGGTTTGTAAATTCatgtcattttatcttttttagtgattttcagtaaaatattccattttggGAAACCTTATATATCCGAGCcaataattaacatttatgaCAATTGGTTCCCCTAACCGAGGGATCGAAATAGCAGGTAGACTCCTTGGTATAAAGCGCAGAGCACTTTCCATTTCCAGTTACTCGATCTATTGGATTAAGCGGGAGGAAAAATGTTGGCGGGCCCAGTCAAGGCCTCCGAGGAAGAGCACCTCTTCTCTTCTACCCGGGTTCCCGCAATCACAGCTTCTACACGTCGTTTTCCCAGTTGACGGCAATATATAGTACGTCCTGGTTCCTTTTGAAgacaagtaaaaagaaataggcaGGTAGGTCTGGAGGAAgccggggtggggtgggggggaaggTGGTCCTATTCGTGTCTAATTGCCATCTCTCTGCTCTCTGTCATCCTCTGTAAATGTATACCTGCCCTTATTTGTCCAGGCTATGCCTCATTTCCTTATACAGAATTGTTAATTACAAAGCAGACCTCATACTCAACATACTGTTTGTCTTTCAAGAGACGTGGTTGTGCTTAAAGACCCTCCCCTCCTTGTAATTGTGCGCACTTGCTCCAGACTTTAGGGTATTAACTGATTTTTTAGAGCCGGGTTTAAGCCTCCGTTCCGGTCCTCACACAGCTGCCATGTCAATAAGGACTGTTTCAAGCAGAGACATTCCTTCTGGGAGGACACTGCAGCTCCTTAAGACTTTATGTGAAACATCATAAGCACTAAAATGAGACAGTGAGGGGAAATTACCAGAGGTGGCTCTGGGTTTAGCAGTGCCAGGCTTCCAGTTTAGAAAGTCATTGGGCATACTATATGGCAGAGGCTCTTTTGAAAGAATGCACAcccattaaatgcatttttttaaaaagcctaaggTAATGAAATATAAGCATCTGCTTCCAAGATCTAATTGCATGGAATAAGCAAGAGTTTCCAGGATGCAGAAAGCATTATGTTCAGCAGAGAAGCAGCTTCCTGTCTACTTGGAATCTCCCATGTGGCAACCCTGAGGTGGGAACCCTATATGAGTTTAGAATGTATGTTGCAGGGTGCACTGTACTGGGTGCatcattttaaaaccatattaATAATAAAAGGGGAAACCCAGACACTGCTTCTCATTTTCCCACTTGCATCTCAATATGCAAAAGGTTCTGTGGTGCTGGGCTCTTTGACTAAAGGAatcaaaacatatttaaagaagACAAGCTAGTTTAAGGAGCCTACAGTTTGTTCTTCACCACTCACTAAGAGGGCACATTGAAATCAAAAGCATTTTTGAAGTGTACTTAGAATTCTGTTTTGAACTTATCTAATCAGAGATAAGTATAGTCATAAAGTCACTCTCCTTCCACCATTTGGCTTCCCTTATCTCCACGCATTGTTCTTATCTCCTGCTGGTCTCAGCTACTGACAATAGATTATCTTTGTTTAGAGAGGCTAATTGTCTTCAaaatctttttaataattgctttGGAACCAGGTGTGCAAATGAGGCTTAAGATAATTACAACTTCATTTGTTTGTGCAGTTTTACTAAGCATTCTCCACACATAAACAAAACAGCAGATGATGGGACTTAAATTGCAGTACATCTCTCATTCCTTGGCAGCAAAATAGGCCAGCAttgcaatacacacacacacacacacacacacacacacacacacacacacccctctttaTTTAATCTTCTTGGAGCCGCTGTCGTCCTCGCTTTGAGGGCAGTGTCCCTCTCAGAGCAGGGTAAGGATTATGTTACAACCGGACGGTTATTGGAGCCGGgcacaattttatttaatttacacCACATCCAGCGCCTTTCGTACGAGGTTCCCAAAGCATTTTTGCTAATAGCAAGTAAAGCTTCTCGGCATTCCTCAGTAGCAGAAGTGGCATTGGAAAACGCAACAgcacagatggggaaattgagtcCAGAAGCTTCAGGAACCTGCTGGTTTCAACCGCAGAACATTAAGATACCAAATCACAAATGAACGCTCGGAGTCTCTAGGTGCTCAGCAAGTATGCCCGAAACACCTCTTTGCCTGGTCTCAAATCATGGACGTCCTTTGTGAATGAGGGAAACGCTGTCCGACTGGGAGTACTTGTGCCCTTTGGAGGGTGGTGTGCGGCAGCTGGGGGAGGACAGTGGGagttggtggggggagggggaaggaaataGGGTTGGCTTCTCGAGCTGAAGCCAACCCGAAGAGAAGCCACTGCTCCAGAGGCTGCATGCGGAGACCCAGGTCTGCTCTTGAATTATTTATCGCGTTCCATAAGCTATTCATCAAtccattatttattcattccaacattaaagtaattaaatatgAGCTCACCGGGAAAGGGCAAGTTTGTAAGGGATGAAAGCAAGAGTacggagggagaggggaggaattAACGTTTGGAGTAATTGATTTGTGCGGAGTTTTGCGCGACTCCCCTTAGGTGATACTGGTGACGGGTCCCGCGCTGCAGGGTCCTGACGCGCTCACCCACTCTCTATCTCCCCACACCTCCGCAGCGCAGCTCCCTCAGACCCCAACTGGCTTCccacctttcctcttccttctcctcccaccACTCCCTCCCTGCGCAGCCCCGGCaacacccccaacccccagctcCTCAGCCTCGCCCTCCCCGCGCTGGGCGGTGCGGCCTCGATGGGCGGTGCGGCCTCTCTGCCCAGCCGGGCGGCGCGCTGGCTGGCCAGCCCGGGATAGGCGCCGCCCACAGCCAATCAGCGTGCCGGGGACGCTGCGAGCTTTAAGGCCGCTGCGGGGAGAACAGAAACCAAGTTCCCCGGCAACTAGCAGCATCCACCGGGCGGGAGGTCGGAGGCAGCAAGGCCCTAAAGGCTACTGAGTGCGCCGGCGGTTCCGTGTTCAGAGCGTACCCTACTCCTCCGCCTTCTCTTGCTTGGCTGCCCACCTCCAAGTTCTGACTCGGGTTTTCGCCTTTGCAAAGCCTAAGGAGGAGGTTAGGAACAGCCGCGCCCCCTCCCTGCGGCCGCCGCCCCCTGCCTCTCGGCTCTGCTCCCTGCCGCGTGCGCCTGGGCCGTGCGCCCCGGCAGGCCCCAGCCATGTCGATGCTGCCGTCGTTTGGCTTTACGCAGGAGCAAGTGGCATGCGTGTGCGAGGTTCTGCAGCAAGGCGGAAACCTGGAGCGCCTGGGTAGGTTCCTGTGGTCACTGCCCGCCTGCGACCACCTGCACAAGAACGAGAGCGTGCTCAAGGCCAAGGCGGTGGTCGCCTTCCACCGCGGCAACTTCCGTGAGCTCTACAAGATCCTGGAGAGCCACCAGTTCTCGCCTCACAACCACCCCAAACTGCAGCAACTGTGGCTGAAGGCGCATTATGTGGAGGCCGAGAAGCTGCGCGGCCGACCCCTGGGCGCCGTGGGCAAATATCGGGTGCGCCGAAAATTTCCACTGCCGCGCACCATCTGGGACGGCGAGGAGACCAGCTACTGCTTCAAGGAGAAGTCGAGGGGTGTCCTGCGGGAGTGGTACGCTCACAATCCCTACCCCTCGCCGCGCGAGAAGCGGGAGCTGGCCGAAGCTACCGGCCTCACCACCACGCAGGTCAGCAACTGGTTTAAGAACCGGAGGCAAAGAGACCGGGCCGCGGAGGCCAAGGAAAGGTACGCGGCGTGCTTCCCGCGACTCGGGCGaccccaggaagccttcctttcCCCTTCGCCCCCTCCCGCCCCCGCAGGCACCAGCCACCAAGTCCTCCTGGCCGGCCGAAGCCCGTCCACGGGGCGGCGCGCAGGCCTCCGCAGCGCTGCAGCGAAAGTTCATGAACTCTGAGGTTCCTTGCTAAGAATGGGGCCTCATTTGCTTTGAGCACCCGCGCGTGGGTTTCTCTGGGATGTGAGTGTCGGGAAATATTGGCGCTAGGTTTGGTTTTCATGCCTCCCGGGCTGGCCGCGGCTTGGAGTGGTGGGTGGAGAGTGAGTTTCTAAATCAACGGGCAGTGAAGTGTTGATTGGTGTCGCAAGGAAAGGAGTTCGGTGGGAGCTGAGGTTAGCGAACCTCTCTCCTCTTCGCTCCCCAGAGGGGTGAAGCTGGTCTGAGACATTGGCTCTGCCCCCACTCCTTGCGGGTTCTCCACCGCTCGCTCTCGATAGTCTTTTGGATTAGGGGTCGCCTGCTTCATTTCTCACTAGCTGGACAAAGGGCggggtcttttaaaaacacaccaaaaagaGAGCTCTGGAGAGAGTTGGCGCTGCATTTACTCCCCGGCGCCCCAAATTAAGAAAGGGTTGATCCTCGTCGTGCTCGCTCGCGCGTGGCCCGGCACTGCAGCCCGTCGGTCTGGCTGAACGCGCTGCCTGCCCAGACGAGGAAAGGGTCTCCATTCGCAGCCTTCTCTCGCACTGGAGCTCATAAGGCAATGTTTTCAAAATTGGTCTCTACCTTCCCCCACCTCAGGGCAACACCTTCGGCCACCTGGCCAGGCTCCTTCTGTTCTCTGTAGAGTTTCCGACAGAGATTCGGAAGAACGGTGGGGAGGTGGCTGTGGCGGGGAGAGCGCTCTGCGAAGCCAAAGAGTTGGGGGGAAATCTGAGCGCAGGGGCCGCTTAGGTTTTCCTTTGTTCGCTTCCAAGACTGGGGGCGGAAGATCTTGCTTCCTTTCTTGCTTAGTGGAAAACCAGAGCCAGGATAAATTCGGCTGAAATGGGCTTGCCGGGAGACAGAGACTGTGAGGAtaaggggaaagaaaggaggagacagGCGCGAGGAGTCGGGAGGACCGACGAGCACTCGGAAGGCGGAAGCGGCAAGGGAAGCGAATCCTGAAGTTAACCGGCACCGAGTGCCGGGACTGACGCCCCAGAGCGCGGCGCCCGCTGGCAGCCTGTGCCGGGCGGCGAAGTTTCCCCTGCCCAGAAAGGATGGGTTAGGGTGGGTGTTGGTAGGAAGTTTGAGAGGGGGACACGAGGGGCTGAAGGGTTAGCAAGTAACACAGGATCAGGGATTGTAGGGTTGCAGTTAGCCTTTAGTTGCAAAACGGCCGTCCTATAAGGCAGGCCCGAGGGCCGACTCCAGATGAAATCAGAGAGACTGGCTGCGCTCCCTGTGTTTACTCAGGTCACTGGGCCGCTCTGGGCACCACTTCCCATGACCTGTCCTGTGTCTCCAAAACCACCAACtctgggctggggcaggaaaacGGGATGTTTGTCTCATATGGGAACAAGGCAATGGACTTGATTCACCCCAAACATTTGTGCATTGGACTCTGTCCTCTATCATTTCTTTATCACCAATATCTATTGAAAGATTTTCAAAGTTAGTTACATTTAAATATGGTGCTAGTTGATATGTATTTAAATGTAACTGcttgaacaaaatttaaaacatatattttgtatgtttcaaATAAATCCTGCTAATCTATCGCTTTCTGAAATCTGAAAGAGAAAAGGACCTGGCTCCTAACAGGAGGCTCTGTCTGTAGCTCTCCATTTCTCCAGGCTCCTCTGACTCCTCACCTCCCCCATTACCCTTGGGGATGGGTGGAAGGGTAGAGCTCCTCCATTTGGGTTGGTGACAGATTGCACAATGGCCCTTTCCTCCTTCCAGCTCCCCTCCCTCCATCTCACACTTTTTTttaacctacttttttttttttttttttttttttaaccatatggTGTTGTCCTCTATTTCTTAGGGAGAACACCGAAAACAATAACTCCTCCTCCAACAAGCAGAACCAACTCTCTCCTCTGGAAGGGGGCAAGCCGCTCATGTCCAGCTCAGAAGAGGAATTCTCACCTCCCCAAAGTCCAGACCAGAACTCGGTCCTTCTGCTGCAGGGCAATATGGGCCACACCAGGAGCTCAAACTATTCTCTCCCGGGCTTAACAGCCTCGCAGCCCAGTCACGGTCTGCAGGCCCACCAGCATCAGCTCCAAGACTCTCTGCTCGGCCCCCTCACCTCCAGTCTGGTGGACTTGGGTTCCTAAGTGGGGAGGGACTGG encodes:
- the LOC105473656 gene encoding homeobox protein SIX1, yielding MSMLPSFGFTQEQVACVCEVLQQGGNLERLGRFLWSLPACDHLHKNESVLKAKAVVAFHRGNFRELYKILESHQFSPHNHPKLQQLWLKAHYVEAEKLRGRPLGAVGKYRVRRKFPLPRTIWDGEETSYCFKEKSRGVLREWYAHNPYPSPREKRELAEATGLTTTQVSNWFKNRRQRDRAAEAKERENTENNNSSSNKQNQLSPLEGGKPLMSSSEEEFSPPQSPDQNSVLLLQGNMGHTRSSNYSLPGLTASQPSHGLQAHQHQLQDSLLGPLTSSLVDLGS